In a genomic window of Pontibacter liquoris:
- a CDS encoding dienelactone hydrolase family protein, whose amino-acid sequence MTNHTFIPLQVSDGSEMDAYIALPEEPGTFPGIILLQEAFGVNSHIRDVAGRLAREGYVVIAPDLFHRTARRFEGDYNNFAGVAPHYQALTKESLAADLKTSFNWLQAQQNVVSGKIGSIGFCLGGRVSFLANAVLPLSAAVSYYGGGIPSLLDEAANMHAPHLFFWGGKDTHIPQEQVNTIAAAVAAAGKDYINVVISYAEHGFHCDQRGSYNPDAAKEAWAMTMTFFENKLK is encoded by the coding sequence ATGACAAACCATACTTTCATCCCGCTACAGGTAAGCGATGGCTCCGAAATGGACGCCTATATTGCACTGCCTGAGGAGCCAGGCACGTTTCCGGGTATCATCTTACTGCAGGAAGCCTTTGGCGTGAACAGCCATATACGGGATGTGGCCGGGCGACTGGCCCGCGAAGGTTATGTGGTCATTGCGCCCGACCTGTTTCATCGCACCGCCAGGCGGTTCGAAGGCGATTATAACAACTTTGCCGGCGTGGCGCCGCATTACCAGGCCCTTACAAAAGAAAGCCTGGCGGCAGACCTGAAAACTTCCTTTAACTGGCTACAGGCGCAGCAGAACGTTGTAAGCGGTAAAATCGGGAGCATCGGCTTTTGCCTGGGTGGCCGCGTTTCTTTTCTGGCTAACGCTGTTTTGCCGCTCTCGGCAGCGGTTTCCTACTATGGCGGCGGCATCCCGTCGTTATTGGATGAAGCGGCCAACATGCACGCGCCGCACCTGTTCTTCTGGGGCGGGAAAGACACCCATATTCCGCAGGAGCAGGTGAACACCATTGCCGCTGCAGTAGCAGCAGCCGGTAAAGATTACATCAATGTGGTGATCTCGTACGCGGAACATGGCTTCCATTGCGACCAGCGCGGCAGCTACAACCCCGATGCCGCCAAAGAAGCCTGGGCCATGACAATGACTTTCTTCGAAAACAAGCTGAAGTAG